ATATTCAATGGAAGAATTATCAAAGGTAAGAGGCATTTTAGAAAGTAAGGGCATTAAATATACCTACAAAGTTATTAACCGTTCAAGTCAATGGTTGGGACAGGGGACAACGAGAGGAAACTTTGGAAGTGCTGGAATGAACAGTAATTACGAAAACCAATATGTCGTTTCTGTTAAGAAAAAAGACTCGGAGAACGCAAAATATTGGGTTAATACTGTTTTGTATCCATAGTTAATTAGAGGAAATAACTTTATTACACCTCCAAAAGCGGGTAAATAAATGGAGAACATAGTATGGATAAATGGAAATTATAAAGAAGATAATCGCATTTTTGATTGTAAAATTCAATCTGAGGAATGGGCAGATGCTTTACTTCCAGATTTCGGTCCATATTTTATCAGTAAGATTAATGTTGGATATGCGACTTCTGACGAAAAGGTAATAAAATTTTTAGCAATTCTCTTACCTGATTGGGCTAGTTATAATAATGTGTAAATTACTATTCATCAAGAGAAAAACGTTGTGGATGGTCAAGTCATATGTAAAATTTGGACACAGCAGATATAGGCAGTTTGTGAAGAAACGTACTTAAACGATCGGGCGCTTATCCGGAGTAACGAAAAAAGCCTAGCATACACCCTCTCAGACTTCAATGTGAGCTTCTGCATGGAGACAGTGATACATTGCCTACTTGTGCTGTCATAATGACAGACGTTCTCTGATCGTGTGGAACGTCTTTTTTGTACCTAGATGACGATTCCCTTCCCGTCGTTTCCGTAAACATCCCAGAGCGAAGAAGCCGCGACGATGATCACGGAGGCTAGTGCATAAGGGCCCCACCCCCATTCCGGTCGGCGATAGGCGATCATCCAGACGACGTTCGTCAGCAGGATGATCAGAAGAGCCGTCGACAAGATGTATCGATGCTCCTCCATCCCCAATTTCCAATAAGAGGCTTCGATCAGCAATAGAGCCAAGAAAGTGATGATTCCGATGCGCCGCGACGCCATAACTCATCTTCCATTCCTTCAGTCTTTGTGAAATTTAATGATTTTGTTCCCGTACGATTTCAAGACAATAGTCAGTTACGATCTTCTTAAGTGGAGTCAAGCATCGCTTCGTAAATAAGACGGCAAGGACAAGGACTATGATGGCAGGCAACTGGGAAACGATCAGGGACTTCCCGATTTCCTCTTCCGAGATCCGAAATACGACGACGATGCGCAATACCCCTTCCAGCGCCATGAAGCCCCCCCATCCGGCGGTCATGATCCGCTCTCCGCGACGAAAAGGCCCGGACCGTTCCCACGCACGTTCGTACGCTGCCATGCGAATCGGGTCGCCCTTAGTCGCGACGGGTTTGGCGGTTTCATACGATAATGGACGGCCGACGAAGCACGTCGTCCATGCATAGATAGCAGCGGCACCGATGTAAAAGGACGGCTTGATCAAGAGGATCCGCGGATCGTTCGTCCAGATCATCAGTACGATAGACAATGCGATCTCGAGCACGATCAGCAAGCCGATCCCGTCGAGCTTACGATTGCGCGCAGTCTGGAGGGCCGTGGTTAAACCCGCAGCCACCCCGCTGACCGTCAAGGCGACGACGTCATTCAGTCCGAGCTGATGAAGCAGAAAATAGGCGACTCCGGGCGCGATGAGATCGACAAGGAGTGGAAGTATTCCCCGGAATTTACTCATTTTCTTAATATGAGACTTATTCGATGTTTGATTCATTTTCCTTTTCTCCTTTTTCGGATTCCCTCAAAAAAATTTTTCTCGCATTTTGGTAGGAAGACTCCATCGTAGGGTAAGCATACTCTCGCATGGTCTGTTCGTATTTGCGAATCGCAGGAATCAATTCCACCTCGCCTTTGCTGACTGATTCCAGCAGCATCGAAAGCAACGCTGCGTCCAGGAAAGCCGTACTCGCGCCGGAGCCGCCGGCAGGATTCATCGCATGAATGGCATCGCCCATCAACGTTATGCGGGAAGTCTGCCAATCGGGAACCAGATGCGAGGTGTGCATAGGCAATGCGAACAGGGAACTCTGATCTGTCCTGCTTAGAAGCTCGATCAGATCCGCAGACCATCCGTTGATACGGCCTATGCTCAATTGGAGCAGTTCTTCCGGTGGGAGTCGCATGAGGTCTAGCGGAAACCGGTCATCAGGAGCGATCAGTCCCCATAGTAAGTAATCGTCGACAGGATCCAACTGGACGCTCGGAGCGAACTTGGCGGCCGCTTCTTGTTGCGGCATACGCGACTGATAGAATGCCATAATCAATGTGGTGCGTTCCGGGCCCAGGATCGTATTAATAGCGTTATATATCGCGTCGGGGATTTGCTTGAGAAGAACCGGATTCAGCGGAATTTTCCCATAGATGGAAACCAGCTTCATAGACTCCGGCTCCGTATCGGGCAGTAACCTTCTTCGCACGACAGAGCGAATGCCGTCCGCAGCGATCAATAGATCACCTTCTTCGACCGTTCCGTCGGAAAAGATTGCTTTGACCCGATCCCCCTCTTGTTCGACATCGATCAATGTGCGCGAGAATTGAACGATACCCTCCAAACCAGCCAGCAAAATCTGGCGCAGGGTCAACCTGTTGACGGCGCTGTGCGAATTGGTCAAATCTTGGCCCGGTTTCCCGAAGTCAACCGATCCGATCGGGTGAAGAGCTGAATCAAACTTCGCGACCTTGGAATTATATGAGACGGCCGAAGTGGCCAGATAGAGCGAATATAACGTTCCCGGCAGACACTCTTGCAGTCCGAACCCTCCGTAGTCATTGATGTTCAACCGGTACCCTTGGCCCCGGGCGGCAGGAGAGGCCTCCCGTTCAAACACGGAACAAGATATCCCACGTTTCTTTAAACCTTGGGCCAAGCAAAGCCCACCCATTCCTCCGCCGACGATCAGTATATGCACTTAATCCCACGCTCCTTTACATACATACGCTTAAATTAAGAAATTCTTAGAAAGACGAGGCACATAACGCCCAATCCTAAAACCACAGGTACTAAGCGTATTATCGACCGCCTTATTGTTCTTTTATGATATACTCTAAAGATCCAACCAAGATATATTAACCTAGTAATCAATAATAGAGCGAACCCATTTCTATCTCCCTGAATAATAACGGATTGTGAAACGAAATCTTTATATTGTCGCAAGTATCCCCACTTTCCTCCATTAGTTCCTCCACCAATCCCTCCATACTCAGAATCTTAAATTATCCTGCCAGTTAGTTGAGAAAAACGTCAGCCTTCCGTGGCTACCGCTTCTTTGAAATCATTGAGCTATAGTGCCCGTTAGAGTTTAGCGAAGGAATATTTACTTTGAGTTTTTTCTAGCAAGGTACAATGCAACAGCTTGAGGTTTAATAACGGTTCCACCATGTTGTTCTTTGATTTCCCCAAACAATTTATAGCGTACATCTTCAGGAACTAGTCTACGTCTGGAATTAGTGTTTAATAAAGATATATATTCATTTGCTGTGTAAGTATCACCCCATCTGTATTGCTTTACTTCTAGTTCTTTAAACAAATCATCCTTTACAGTTAGATGCGACATTTCAGCAATAATTTGTTCAATGGACGGATTTTTTGAATCATCGAGTTGTGGAGCATACCTCTTGTAGCTATCCCGAATTTGGTTAAAACATCATCAAATGACGGAACGTGGACTGTCCAAAAGAATGCGATAGAACCTTGGTCGCTTCCATCAAAAATGTGGCTTTAGAATTGTTGGAGTAGATATTGATTTTTTCATCAGACATTACTCAGAAGAAATTTATGAGAACGGTATACAGTGCGGGGATATGATTCGATTATCTCAGGATTTATAGGGAAACCTCTACTAAACTAAGAACAACGCTTGATTAGACTGTATTTCAATGGCGGTCTTACTTTTTGCCTAAATATCAACAGTAAGATTTAACAAAGCCTAAATTTATAAACCTGTTCGATAAATCGTTTCGTAAATCAGGGTCAGAAAAAATTAAAATAAATGCAATTACCATCGGGCTGGATAATCCAATAATTCCCAATATACTTGCAACTACAACATATACATTACTGATAGGTTCAATGTGACTTAGGTAAGCAGCTATAAACCATAATATCCAAGGAATTAAAATTGATAAAACGTATAACAAAAATGGATTTCGGTATCTCTCGATTGTCATATTTCTTCCCCTTTTTATTTAGGATTTATATTAACAACAACAATAATTTACTGAAAAATCCATTATTATCAAAATGCTTTTCTGTTATATAATGGAATTTAAAGGGTGGAATTTCAAGTTTTTTTTATCTGCATTTATCGACAAGTTGTTTATCTAGCGAATACTTATCAAAGTCTTGTGAAATATAAGATTTATCCAAATAATAATTTAGAAAAAAGCGATAGAATTGGGTACGGAATTGAATAAGAAATATCATATTTTTGCTGAACTATCTGTGGGAGTTGGTTTAACAAGCTAAAGGCATCAACCAGATTAATTATCTGGATCTTCCATAATCGGGCGCAAGAATTGAAGAATTTATGGATTGTAGCAGTCCATCTTTTCAGTCCGTTAAATGGCAGATTACTTTAAGAAGGTCAATTAGAAATAATAAAGAAATATACATATCAACACAAAGGGTGATTAATATGATTATTGATTTTTTATCAAACCATCCCGATAAAATAACCGAAGTTTCTGAAATGATTTTTAAGGAATTTGTAGTAAATACAAGTAGTTGTATGAAATTTGAAGATGTTGTTATACACTTTTCAAATACAAAGGAAAATGCATTTCCGATAACACTGGTTGCATTAGTGGACGAAGAATGTTTAGGAACTGTATCAATCTTTGAAAATGATTTAAAGATAAGAGATATGTATAAACCTTGGCTTGCATCTCTATACACGAAACCTGAGTATCGTGGTAAAAGAGTAGGACAAGAGTTAGTAGCCAACACCATAGATGTTGTCAAAAAACTAGGATTTAATGAACTGTATTTAAGAACAGAAGATGCATCTGACTATTATAGAAATAGGGGATGGACTTATCTTGAAACTGTTTCTGATGATAAATACGAAAAAATTGATATATTTAAAATAAATTTTTTGAAATTTAAACTAACTACTTGTGAAAATTGTACTTAAAGTAAACTGGTTCATTACTTCAATATCGATCTTCAACAATCGGGCGCGAGTGCGGCCAAGCTTAGGTCGTATCATATAACGGGTGGGATTCCCGTCGAGTAAGAACTAGCCATTCGCTCGTAGCGAGTCTTGGAGGGCTAAAGGTAACTTTAGTCTTTAAGCGTAGACAGTTAGGTAGCGGGCCGAAAGCCAACTGGTTGAAGGGATTGAGCTCCATAATGATTGTAAATCGGGAGGGCTGATGCTTTTCGCGCTGCAGAAAGCCATATTTTATCTTTCGTTAAAGGCAAGAAGGATAAAACCTCTCTGGAGTCATAGACCTTGGCACGTTATACATTGATATGATACGGCAACTTGGGAGACCCTACCGGTCTTTTCTTTTTTTCTAGAAGAGTATGGACTACAAGCGATAACAAGCAAGGAAACCAAATGCCGATTGAGGGAGTCGGATAGCAGCGTAGTGCGTGCGTGGCAGCACGTTCATCAGGTGGGTTAAAGTCCCACTGAATCTCTGACTAGGAGATTCATATCCAAACTTGGGAGTAATGTCTCAAGGGCTGATGATTTATCATCAGAAGGCAGGGCGTCCACCGCGAGGTGGAGTCTGAAGGGCTTGAGGAGAAATACCAGGCCGTAGTAAAACGGGGCTACCCGAAATGCGAACCGGTCGGCCAAAGATGGGGCAAGGTCGAGCCTGCACTATGGAGGCGAAGGCGCTACTAGTCCACCCATCGTACCAAGGTGTGTGCGGGCGGCATGGTATGGAAGATGAATGTAGCGACCCATGGAGATCTCGTAGTGTCTGGAACAAAAACACTTTTAGGGACAAGTGGTTAAATAAAGTCGGGGTAATTGTTTCTGTGACAGTTATCCGGTAAGGAAATTCACAGAACTCCAGTAATGTGAACTATAAGGTAACCCCGAAATGGACACAAATGCACTGCGAGAAGTCGGAGAGCTGAATAGTACTTTAACAGACGAACAACAAAAACGTCTGGAACATCTATATAGATGTCATTTATTTATTCAAAAGGTAAATAAATGGGGAAGGCAGCTTGCTTTATGGAACCAAAATCCGAAATTAGTTTTGCGAGTAAAACGAACAAGAACGGAAAGTTCCCTTTGCGAAAGACCCTAAACTTGTATGTGGAGGATACGAAACCAATGGCGGATAATGGTACAACAACTAAGATTCATTCCTTAATAGATAAGGTTTACCACCCAACAAATCTATTGATGGCTTGGGAAAAAGTTAAGGAAAACAAAGGTAGCGGAGGAATCGACAATATCAGTATTAGTGATTTTGAAAAGGTACAGTATAAAGAATTAGACTTACTGCACCAAAGACTGAAAAATGATTCATATAAACCATTACCAGTCAGGAGAGTTAACATTCCTAAAAGGAATAAACCAAACGAGAAGAGACCTCTTGGAATTCCCGCAATTCGGGACAGAGTTTGTCAACAGGCTTTAAGGAATCGTCTTGAGCCAATATTTGAACCAACTTTTAATGACTGTAGTTTTGGATATAGGTCAGGAAAGTCTACCCATCAAGCTATGAGGAAGATATATCGTGAGATTATCAATGGTTGCGAATGGGTCCTAGATGCAGATTTGAGAGATTTCTTTGGGAATGTTCAACATGAATTGTTAATAAATAAAATTGCGGAAAAGGTAAGTGATGGACGAGTCTTACGACTCATTAGGCAAATGCTTGAAGCGGGCTATATGGAAAAGGGAAAGAAACATGCGACCACTCAAGGCACGCCGCAAGGTGGGGTAATCAGTCCGCTATTCAGTAACATCTATCTTGATTCATTTGACCATGAAATGGTTGATAAAGGGTATCGACTTACAAGATTTGCTGATGATTGGGTAGTACTCTGTAAAACAAGAAATGAAGCAGTGAAGGCATTAAATGATGCAAGGCAAATACTATCTAAAATTGGCTTAACTCTCCACCCTGAGAAAACCAGAATTACACATATTAAATGGGGATTTGAATTTTTAGGATATAAGATTAAACAGGGAAAAGGACTTAAACTTCCTCGCCATAAAATCAAAAAGCAACCTAACATCATAAACATCTATGCAATTCCTACTGAGAAGTCAGTAAAGCGATTCATGGACACTATACGTAGCCGTACAAAACGAAGAATCCCATTAAGCTTATTTGAATTAATAGAAAGTATCAATCCTGTTATCAGAGGATGGGGTAACTACTATCGAAAAGCTCACGTTAGAAAACTCTTCAATAAACTCCAACGCTGGATTGTAAGAAGAATATGGAGCCATCGATTTAAAAGATGGCGAAACATGGGTTGGAAGAAACTTCACGAATCCAAACTCTATTCGGCTTACAAACTTGTAAACCTTACTTCATTAATTCCAGATTTAGAATCTAAAGTTGCATCTAAAGGATGACATAAAGGAAAGCGGATTACGGGAAAACTGTACGATCCGTTTGATTGAGCGGACGGAGGAAGGCTTATGCCGACCTCCTTCGACTCTACACCAATGAAGTTGGGTAATGCCGATGGAGGAAAGGCTAGCTACCAGTTATCAACCTTACTAGGGACACATTTACTACACACAGAGGTAGGTATAATGATGGAAACAAAACTATTGAGGATAACAGAAATGTGAATGGTAACTAGGAGGAGCCGTGTGCGTTAATAGCGCAAGCACGGTTCTGTGAGGGTGGTGGAGTCCAATTTATCGCAAGGTAGAAAGGCTCCCTTCTACTCGACTTCTCCAACAGAGTTGTGCTCTTTCGTTATGTATGGGGCCAGATTGTTGCATAACTAGTGGAAAGAAAATTATATTTTGTGAAGATTTTCACTCAAACTAACGAATCAGGTTAGTAAAAGAGAATATTAAATATTAACCAGAAGAGGATTACCAATATTCTTACAAAAAATTGAAAATGTGTTATAGTGTATTTATTAACGATGTTACCTGGGAAGGTTTAACGGAACACGAATAGGGAGCACAAATCGACCAAATAGGGTTGCTTCTGCAGCCTTTTTTGGGCTAAAGGGGGCTTTAGCAAATTAAAGAAGTCCTTTTTGCACTAATTTCTTAAACAATGGGATAAAGACTTTAAAATTTAAGAAAGGAGTTTTGGAATGGTGAATAATGCCCAACTGGTTTTAGCAAATTATTATAATGCATTAGGTAGTAAACAAATTGATAGATTGATTGAAATAGTTCACGATGAAGCGAAATTTATTATTCTTAAAAAAGAGCCATCTGATAAAATCCCTTTATATGGTACATACGAAGGTAAAGAGGGAGTAAAAAAATATTTAAATATTTTAGCGGAAGAATATCAAATAGATATGTTTGTCATTAATAAAATAATTGGTGATCAAGATACAGCATTTGCATGGGGAAGTTTTCGAATCAAAGTCCGAGTAACTGGAAAAACTTTTGAGAGTGATTGGGCAGTGGTTTGTGAAATTGAAAAAGAGAAGATTAAGTTTTTTCAATTCTTTGAAGATACAGCTGCATTAGAAGAAGCATTTGATTTAACTTAATCGAATAATGATTGAATATTGAGGTATGATCAATTCATAAAAATCACAAGAAAGAAGAGGCGTTCATTTTCCATAGCCATTAAGTTAAGAAATCCATTGTTCCCCAAAACGAAAAAAAGAGCTGAATTCTAACAGATTATTGTGGAAAGATAAAATTTTCGTTTTAGAGCACTTCAAAATATTAGCTTGATGGGCATGTGGTGGTACCCCAATAAGATCTTCAACAATCGGGCGCAATACTTGAAGAGCTGGCTGCTATTGCCGGCTTTTTGTTTATTAAATTAAATGGCAGGTTTCTTGAATAGAACAGAATATTCACTGTCTCCATTTGTGGTATTTTTTATTGATGCCAATTCCGGTTTTTGGTTGAAAAATCAAATATAACGATAACAGCATGGTTTGGTTCAGTTTCTTGATAAGGTTTATTCTATAACCGGAATTTAAATATTTAATTATATGGGGGAAAAAGAAATGATAGTTGACCATATTGGAATTGCCGTTAGAAAAATCGAAGATGCTTTACCCTTGTACATCGACATATTGGGTGGGAAATTAGAGGACCGGTATACAAGCGAAGTACCTGGAGTTGAAGTTCATGTGGCGGTGATAAAAATGGCGGATAAAACGATTGAATTATTGGAACCTACAAATGATAAGTCTCCAATTGCTACTTTTATTAAACTTAGGGGAAAAGGAGTTCACCATGTTGCTTATCGTGTTGACGATTTAGATAGTGCAATACATGAATCACGTCAGAAAGGTATTCGATTTTTAGAAGAGACCCTTCGTGTCAACAGTAGAGGCAGACGTCTAATTTACATGAACCCCGCATCAACAAATGGAACAATTATTGAACTTTGTGATTACCCTTTTAAAAAATAAAATTTTAGAAAAAATATTTTCCTTAATTTTTTATTTATGACCCTTGTTAACTTGCTAATATACATTGGCTTTAACTGGCAATGTATTTCATTTGTGGATTAGTTAAAATAGAGGCAACCTGATTAATATTTAATGGGATGGCGAATGATTCCATATTCGATTTGTCCGTCCATCCTTTTGCATTTCCTACACATGTATTGGTTGTTCCACAATAAGTGATAAGTCCTCCATGCCGAACAAAAGTAAGTGCCCATTCTAACATATTCTTCGGATTATCCCCATTAAGAAAACTGGGAATCGGCATTCCTAATTGTTGAGTGATTGTATTTACCGTTTCAGGGCTACAAGTCATTGATCCAAGCTTTCCCTTTACTAAACCATTTACCCCTTCACCATTAAAAAACATCGTAACGTGTACTCCAAAACGTTGCAAATATATCGCTGTAACAAAGCTTGAAAAGTATTTCGCAGCTTGTTGCGGTCCAGATGAAACATGGATTAAAACCTTGTTATGCATCGTTGTAGGTGTGCTATATTTAGAAAGTGCCAATTGTCTTTTCCCTCCCAAAAACTCAATCTCAAATATTTTATGAAATGAGGAAGAGTTGGGTGAATATATCGCCCCTTTTGCTTCGTAAACGAATGAGTATGAGAAGGATGAATTAATCATCACTTTTTACTTTGTCGAAACAGATTGTGAAGATTTGCAGTATATATTCATACTTCAAACCTAAACAGAGTTAATTTCCTTCTTAAAGTGGAGGATTTAAACTGGAATTGTAAAATCCCTACATTCTTCAGTGATTTAATAGATTTAAAGGAATTTAATGTGGCTCAATATAAGTCAGAATCTAAAGAATGGTATGCTATACAATCAAAGTGCTAGGTTAATAATTTGTGATTGCTTATTCAACAATCGGGCGCAATTCTGCAGAAAGAATTGTGCTTTTTATTTAGGTTTCGGGCCATATTCTTGAATAAGAGAGAGCATTATTCGTAAGTAATCGAACTATATGTTATTCAATTATCGGGAGCAATATGGCTAAAAATAGATTCATAGCTATATTGAATAAAATTACAATTTTATTTATATTTATTCCGAAAGGAGGGATACGATGTGATTCATAATATTGAAGAGTTATCGCTTAACGCCTGGCCTGCATTACAGACAATGACTTACGACGGTTGGTTGATAAGATTCTCAAATGGTTATACAAAGCGTGCCAATTCGGTTAATCCGATTTATAAGTCAACGGAGGACTTAGATAAGAAAATTCATTACTGCGAGAATATATTTGACGCACGAAACTTGAAATCCGTTTTTAAAATGACTGAGTCTGTATATCCAGAAACGTTGGACATAGTTCTAGAAGGTCATGGCTACATTGCAGTTGACCATACAAGCGTTCAATTATTGTCCTTATCGAAGTTAAAAGAGCCATCAATACATACGGTTAAATTGGACGCGAAATTAAATGACGAATGGCTAAATCAGTTCTGTAAACTCAACAATCAAAACGAAATAAATAAAGCAACTATGAAGCAAATGCTTTCATTGATTCTTCCAAAAACATGCTTCATTTCACTTTATGATAATGATACTCTTGTTGCATGTGGGTTAGGGGTTTTAGAGAGAGGTTACTTGGGAATTTTCGACATAATTACGGATTTCCACTATAGAAATCGTGGGTTTGGAGAGCAGTTAATATTGAACTTACTGAAATGGGGAAAAGAAAATGGTGCAGAATATGCTTATCTTCAAGTGATGCTAAACAACGAACCTGCTTTAAAACTCTATTCAAAATTAGGGTTTAAAGAAAGATATCAGTACTGGTACCGTGTAAAAGAGTAATTATGTAGTTCAGGGTTTTCTGACGTTACTGTCATTCTACTAATTAATTCAAAAAAAACCGTGGAATATTTCTGTGAAAATAAACTAATCTTCCTCAAACGGGGGCATTAGTTAAAGAATATCCGCTGTCTAGCTGTGTTTTATAAACAAGTTCTTTAACGGGGGATAATCTTAAATAAGGTTTTAACAATGATCTTCAACAATCGGGCGCAAGAATTGAAGAATTTATGGGCTGCTGTAGCAGTTCATTTTTTCATAGTCGTTAATCCGTTAAATGGCAGTTGTAAAGTATTTACAACAAACAATTTGGAATAATAATTTTTAATGGCAAAAATAAAGGTGTGATGACAATATTTCCAATTGTTGTATCAATCA
Above is a genomic segment from Neobacillus endophyticus containing:
- the mce gene encoding methylmalonyl-CoA epimerase; translation: MIVDHIGIAVRKIEDALPLYIDILGGKLEDRYTSEVPGVEVHVAVIKMADKTIELLEPTNDKSPIATFIKLRGKGVHHVAYRVDDLDSAIHESRQKGIRFLEETLRVNSRGRRLIYMNPASTNGTIIELCDYPFKK
- a CDS encoding GNAT family N-acetyltransferase: MIHNIEELSLNAWPALQTMTYDGWLIRFSNGYTKRANSVNPIYKSTEDLDKKIHYCENIFDARNLKSVFKMTESVYPETLDIVLEGHGYIAVDHTSVQLLSLSKLKEPSIHTVKLDAKLNDEWLNQFCKLNNQNEINKATMKQMLSLILPKTCFISLYDNDTLVACGLGVLERGYLGIFDIITDFHYRNRGFGEQLILNLLKWGKENGAEYAYLQVMLNNEPALKLYSKLGFKERYQYWYRVKE
- a CDS encoding FAD-dependent oxidoreductase, with the translated sequence MHILIVGGGMGGLCLAQGLKKRGISCSVFEREASPAARGQGYRLNINDYGGFGLQECLPGTLYSLYLATSAVSYNSKVAKFDSALHPIGSVDFGKPGQDLTNSHSAVNRLTLRQILLAGLEGIVQFSRTLIDVEQEGDRVKAIFSDGTVEEGDLLIAADGIRSVVRRRLLPDTEPESMKLVSIYGKIPLNPVLLKQIPDAIYNAINTILGPERTTLIMAFYQSRMPQQEAAAKFAPSVQLDPVDDYLLWGLIAPDDRFPLDLMRLPPEELLQLSIGRINGWSADLIELLSRTDQSSLFALPMHTSHLVPDWQTSRITLMGDAIHAMNPAGGSGASTAFLDAALLSMLLESVSKGEVELIPAIRKYEQTMREYAYPTMESSYQNARKIFLRESEKGEKENESNIE
- a CDS encoding VC0807 family protein: MNQTSNKSHIKKMSKFRGILPLLVDLIAPGVAYFLLHQLGLNDVVALTVSGVAAGLTTALQTARNRKLDGIGLLIVLEIALSIVLMIWTNDPRILLIKPSFYIGAAAIYAWTTCFVGRPLSYETAKPVATKGDPIRMAAYERAWERSGPFRRGERIMTAGWGGFMALEGVLRIVVVFRISEEEIGKSLIVSQLPAIIVLVLAVLFTKRCLTPLKKIVTDYCLEIVREQNH
- a CDS encoding GNAT family N-acetyltransferase, translated to MIIDFLSNHPDKITEVSEMIFKEFVVNTSSCMKFEDVVIHFSNTKENAFPITLVALVDEECLGTVSIFENDLKIRDMYKPWLASLYTKPEYRGKRVGQELVANTIDVVKKLGFNELYLRTEDASDYYRNRGWTYLETVSDDKYEKIDIFKINFLKFKLTTCENCT
- the ltrA gene encoding group II intron reverse transcriptase/maturase produces the protein MADNGTTTKIHSLIDKVYHPTNLLMAWEKVKENKGSGGIDNISISDFEKVQYKELDLLHQRLKNDSYKPLPVRRVNIPKRNKPNEKRPLGIPAIRDRVCQQALRNRLEPIFEPTFNDCSFGYRSGKSTHQAMRKIYREIINGCEWVLDADLRDFFGNVQHELLINKIAEKVSDGRVLRLIRQMLEAGYMEKGKKHATTQGTPQGGVISPLFSNIYLDSFDHEMVDKGYRLTRFADDWVVLCKTRNEAVKALNDARQILSKIGLTLHPEKTRITHIKWGFEFLGYKIKQGKGLKLPRHKIKKQPNIINIYAIPTEKSVKRFMDTIRSRTKRRIPLSLFELIESINPVIRGWGNYYRKAHVRKLFNKLQRWIVRRIWSHRFKRWRNMGWKKLHESKLYSAYKLVNLTSLIPDLESKVASKG
- a CDS encoding nuclear transport factor 2 family protein — encoded protein: MVNNAQLVLANYYNALGSKQIDRLIEIVHDEAKFIILKKEPSDKIPLYGTYEGKEGVKKYLNILAEEYQIDMFVINKIIGDQDTAFAWGSFRIKVRVTGKTFESDWAVVCEIEKEKIKFFQFFEDTAALEEAFDLT